CAGGGCTGCCAGGCGCGGCAATCGCCTGCCCAGCCGTGCACGGCGATCAGCTGGGTGGTGCAGGCCGCCTGGCTCATGGTGATCCGAGGGCGCCGATCAGCTGCTCCAGGCTGCCAGGGGGCAGATCGTGGCGCAGCACCAGCCGCAGGCGCGCCGTGCCAGCAGGCACCGTGGGCGGGCGGATCGCCACGCTGAGCAGCCCGGCCTGCTCCAGCTGCTGCTGCAGGGCCAGGGCGCGTTGGTTGTCGCCCACCAGCAGCGGCAGGATCGGGCCGTTCCCCGGCGGCCGCGGCCAGCCAGCCGCTTCCAACCGATCGCGCCAGCGATGGGCGCGATCCAGCAGTTGGCTGGCGCGCTCAGGCTGCTCCTGAATCTGCGTTAGGGCCGCGAGCGACGCTGCCGCCAGGGGCGGGGCCAGGGCCGTGGTGTATCGGTAAGGGCCGGAGTGCTGCAGCAACCACTCCCCCACCAGCGCCTCGCCCGCCAGAAAGGCACCGCCGCTGCCGAAGGCTTTGCCGAAGGTGCCGCTGATCAGGCTCACGCCCGGCAGGCCAGTGCCAAGGCCGCGGCCGCCGGGGCCCAGCACCCCCAGGGCATGGGCTTCATCCAGCAGCAGGGCGGCGTTGTGGCGCTGGCACAGCGCACTGAGGCGCTCCGCATCGGGGGAGGTGCCCTCCATCGAGAACAGGCTTTCGCTGATCACCAGCAGCCTGCGTTGGGGCTGCTCGCGGCGCGCCTGCAGCAGGCGCTGCTCCAGCGCATCGAGCTGGTTGTGGGCGAAGCGCTGCAGCCGCGCGCCGCTGGCGCGAACGCCCACGAGCAGGGAGTGATGGATCAGCCGATCGGCGAGCACCAGGGTGTGGCGATCGGCCAGGGCCTGCACCGCCGCCAGGTTGGCTTGAAAA
This is a stretch of genomic DNA from Planctomycetota bacterium. It encodes these proteins:
- a CDS encoding aminotransferase class I/II-fold pyridoxal phosphate-dependent enzyme — protein: MPADRRRQPRHWRPAGVAGLQHTAAGSPALLDLASNDYLGLAAHPALVAAASQAMHSEGVGAGASRLVSGGRSVHEQLEAALAAWLERERVLLFPSGFQANLAAVQALADRHTLVLADRLIHHSLLVGVRASGARLQRFAHNQLDALEQRLLQARREQPQRRLLVISESLFSMEGTSPDAERLSALCQRHNAALLLDEAHALGVLGPGGRGLGTGLPGVSLISGTFGKAFGSGGAFLAGEALVGEWLLQHSGPYRYTTALAPPLAAASLAALTQIQEQPERASQLLDRAHRWRDRLEAAGWPRPPGNGPILPLLVGDNQRALALQQQLEQAGLLSVAIRPPTVPAGTARLRLVLRHDLPPGSLEQLIGALGSP